Genomic segment of Populus nigra chromosome 6, ddPopNigr1.1, whole genome shotgun sequence:
GCCTCTGCAAGAGAGAGGGTGTGCTCGACAAATAGGTCATCACCCTTTCTCTTAAACTTAGGGTGCTCCTTTTGTTGTAGGACAAAAACAATGTCCCCTGTAACGGTGTCGGGCTGCAAATAACAACACAAACAAATGAGAAtgcaattaaaagataaaaatcaaaatgccaAGCTCAAAAAAAGCATCCAGCTCAAATTACAGCTTCATCCGCCTCTCCAGGGAAAGTAATCCTCTGTGCATTTTGCATGCCCTTCTCAACAACTACTTCCAAAACTTTTTTCTCTTGGACCACCTTCTCACCCTTGCATTGAGGGCAACGGTCCTTGTCATTAATTGCCTCACCAGTGCCCTTACAATCATTGCAAGGATGCTGCATTTGCTGGATCATAGAGGGACCAAGGTGTCTTATAGAGACCTTCATTCCAGAACCTTGGCAACCAGAACATTTCAATGATGCACCAGACTTGGAACCTTTACTGCATAGTTTCAAATGAAATAACCGGTCAGTtgcaaagaaataaattaataaaataaaatataaaatcagcaTGCCACAAGATGCAGCACAGTTTTCAGTAGACACTAACCCCTTGCACTTGGAGCAGATTACATTGCGTGAAAGAGACAGCTTCTTGGATGTGCCATTGTAAATATCTTCCAAGGATACTTTAAGAGGGTGGATCACATCCTCACCCCTCCTTTGCCTTCGGCCTCTGCTGCTACCACCTCCTgaataatagaatttttttatgtcaatgtGATCAAAAAGTGGCATGCTCTGATAAACCAAAATATTTAGTGGTCAGAAAACTTACCACCAAATGGATTGCCACCACCAAAAAAGGATTGAAAGATATCAAATGGATCATGGGCGCCGCCTCCGCCACCACCGCCCATTCCTTCCTTGAGGGCATCCTCTCCATATTGATCATATATCTCACGTTTCTCTGGGTCACTCAGAACCTCGTATGCTTGGGCCAACTCCTTGAACTGCAAGGCACACAGAAAccccatatatatatttttttaaaaaaaaaactccaattaCAATGACTTCAAAGAATAATCAAATAACAGCACTCCCTTGTATGCATGACTTGTTTTTGCTTCACGAGAATTTCACTATACAAGTCTCATTCTTTAAGTAGAAAAGTTAATGACAAATCATAcaccaaaatattttgatgcgGAAAACAAATTCCTACTCCATGTTATCTAAGCTATTAACTATAAATCAAACAGGGCCACTATCAGGCGTTTACAAGCCCAAGAGCAAGATACCATAAAACAAACTAGAACCTATAAGCATTATTTACAATCATAACGACCCACTAAAGCAGAGCAGATCTGTTATCAATTTGTCCAAATTAAGACTCAAATCAACAGAACCAAAAACCACCCACATAAATCATCAAGTCAAGATCAACACATGCCAGTTAAACAGGATAGTTCATCAGGATTAAAAGATAAACCTTTTCAGGATCACCACCCTTATCAGGATGGTTCTTGATAGCTGCTTTCCTGTAAGCCTTTTTTAAATCATCTTGTGAAGCACTCTTTGAGACTCCAAGAATTTCATAGTACTTGGTATTGTCGCTTTTCTTTGGTGCTCTcccaaacattttttatatcaatttaaatccTGCACAAACAAAACCCTTCAAGatcaataatcataaaaaaaatgaaaatctgaACTTTTTTGAAGAAATAACAAGTACCCAGAATTAAAATCACGATCAAGAATCTAATGATACTATAAAGATCAagtatattagaaaaataaagagtacCCAGATGCAAAAACAAGGTCAAGAAGCTAAAAACACTAAAGATTTGATCTTTACGAGATAAAAAAGACCCAGACGCAAAATCAAGATCAAGAAACGCTAAGGAATATAAAGATTCAAACTTTTCCAAC
This window contains:
- the LOC133696142 gene encoding dnaJ protein homolog codes for the protein MFGRAPKKSDNTKYYEILGVSKSASQDDLKKAYRKAAIKNHPDKGGDPEKFKELAQAYEVLSDPEKREIYDQYGEDALKEGMGGGGGGGAHDPFDIFQSFFGGGNPFGGGGSSRGRRQRRGEDVIHPLKVSLEDIYNGTSKKLSLSRNVICSKCKGKGSKSGASLKCSGCQGSGMKVSIRHLGPSMIQQMQHPCNDCKGTGEAINDKDRCPQCKGEKVVQEKKVLEVVVEKGMQNAQRITFPGEADEAPDTVTGDIVFVLQQKEHPKFKRKGDDLFVEHTLSLAEALCGFQFILTHLDGRQLLIKSQPGEVVKPDQFKAINDEGMPMYQRPFMRGKLYIHFTVDFPDSLSLDQCKALETVLPPRTSAELTDMELDECEETTLHDVNIEEEMRRKQQQQAQEAYDEDDDMHGGGGQRVQCAQQ